In Ischnura elegans chromosome 6, ioIscEleg1.1, whole genome shotgun sequence, one genomic interval encodes:
- the LOC124161267 gene encoding circadian clock-controlled protein daywake-like, whose protein sequence is MEGVLILLFLLLIGANAQLFDSAPLKSFFANCHPGTEDMDECIREGINAASYLMPVGAPEYQLPPFDPFYAKEVVHKRSGPLMQYKLKLTNVVESGWRFSTVTRFKSDLANQKVTYDQTFPEKVVSGDYEFEGSFIPLRLNNKGRFNLTLYDYNQTTTVTMRRGERSIDGLPLSVRIVNTGVRDMNIYISNLLRPNTTLSDILGNVINASWRPFFPLLRPAINDMVSSAFTLIFSRAFASFPFEEVFRPI, encoded by the exons ATGGAAGGTGTCCTGATATTGCTCTTCCTCTTGCTAATTGGAGCAAACGCGCAACTCTTCGATTCAGCACCACTAA AGAGTTTTTTCGCCAACTGCCACCCAGGAACTGAGGACATGGATGAGTGCATAAGGGAAGGCATCAACGCAGCATCATATTTAATGCCAGTAG GCGCTCCTGAGTATCAGCTACCTCCATTTGACCCGTTCTACGCCAAAGAAGTTGTCCATAAGAGATCTGGGCCCCTCATGCAGTACAAGCTAAAACTCACAAACGTTGTAGAAAGTGGTTGGAGATTTTCCACAGTGACCCGATTCAA GAGTGACTTGGCAAACCAGAAAGTGACATACGACCAGACCTTCCCCGAAAAAGTCGTGAGTGGAGACTATGAGTTCGAGGGTAGTTTCATACCACTTCGCCTCAACAATAAGGGCAGATTTAATCTCACACTCT ATGACTACAATCAAACCACAACAGTCACCATGAGAAGAGGCGAAAGATCCATTGATGGCTTACCGCTCTCCGTTCGCATTGTCAACACGGGCGTCAGGGACATGAACATCTACATATCCAACCTACTCCGACCAAACACAACGCTGA gCGATATCTTGGGCAACGTGATCAACGCGTCGTGGCGTCCCTTCTTCCCGCTCCTGAGACCCGCCATCAACGACATGGTCAGCAGCGCGTTCACGCTCATCTTCAGCCGCGCATTCGCCTCCTTCCCCTTCGAGGAGGTGTTTCGGCCCATATGA